The genomic DNA TCTGTCTCACCTACGCTGGCAATCCATTGAGCTGCACTGACACCCGAAGTTGGATCCATTCGCATATCTAGCGGACCGTCTGCCCGGAAACTAAATCCACGACCGGCATCATCTAATTGAGGGGACGACACACCAAGGTCCAATAAAATGCCCGCTACGCTCCCTTCTAACCCGGCTAACGCCAACTGCTCTTTCATCTGAGCAAAGCCAAAATGCATCACTCTGACACGAGAATCTTCCGCAGCCAGCTCATTCGCCGATTGAATCGCTAAGGGGTCTTTATCAAAAACGTACAAAACCGAATCAGCATCAAGCTTTGACAGCAATAAACGGCTGTGACCGCCACGACCAAAAGTACCGTCCACATAAACACCACTGCCGCTATAAACTGCATCAACAGTTTCATGCAACATTACGGTCTCATGTGAGAATGCCGATTGCGTCATAGTGATATTTGCTCCAATTCTTCTGTCATACTGGCATCATCGCCGGCTTCATCTATGTATTGATCTCGCGTTTGTTCCCAAAGCGCTTCAGACCACAATTCGAATTTATTCCCTTGGCCAACCAATACGACTTTTTTATCGAGCTGCGCATACTCGCGTAACGCGGCTGCAACAAGCATCCGCCCTGCACTGTCTATATCTACGTCTGTCGCGTGCCCTATCAATAGCCGCTGAATTCTTCGAGCAGGCTTACTAAAACTGGATAACGCTGAAATTTTTTCTTGGATAATCTCCCATTCTTTCAATGGGTATATAAGTAGGCACTTATCTTCTGTATCAATGGTGATCACCATTTGATTACTGGCGACCGCTTCAAGCGTGGCTCGATATCGGCTCGGCACAGCGACACGCCCTTTAGCATCTAAAGCTAAAGAGTGCACACCTCTCAACATAATGTTGTCGCTGTTCGCCATAACACATCCTAAGTTTGCTACAAGGGTTAGTGGTCACTAACATCAACAGACAAACCACTTCCACCCACTTTTACCCACAATTCGACACTATAGTGCCCATGTGCGACACAAGCAAGTATTCACTTCGATCGGACGATATAAAAAACCCTTTAAAAACATAGAGTTAGGAAGTGGGTCACAAAACGGAAAATAAAGTTAGTAAGTGCTAACCTACCAAAAATAAATAAGAGTGCGTAGTTACATCGGATAGTTAATGTAATACTTTAAGTTCTAGAATTTTTTGGTCTAAAAAATAGATATTAATAACCAGGAAGTATTGAAAGTGAACAGAGGTTTCTAGCAGCCTATGACACGGCTTTACTAGGGAAAATCGAGACTTTCGGCATATTAACCATTTATTCTTAGTACTGCAAACTCTCACATACGAGCCATGATATACATCGCCCACCTAGGGGCCTTACGATTGTACCCAGTACGTATAAACGGTTGCAGCGCGACATTTCATTGGCAACAATAGTCATTTTACTTTCAAGGCAGAATAATGGAGCAAATTTTCGAACGGTTAATGTACGCCTCACGGTGGATAATGGCCCCTATTTATCTTGGTCTGAGCTTAGTATTACTAGCCTTAGGCATTAAATTTTTTGAAGAAGTTTTTCACCTATTCCCTAAGTTATTTTCACTCTCCGAAGTCGATCTCATCTTAATCGTCTTATCTCTCGTCGATATCGCATTAGTGGGCGGTTTAATTGTCATGGTCATGTTTTCTGGCTACGAAAACTTTGTATCCAAGCTCGATATTGATGAAAATGATGAAAAACTAAGCTGGCTAGGGCAACTAGATGCGAATAGCCTCAAAAATAAGGTAGCCGCCTCCATTGTTGCCATCTCTTCTATTCATTTGCTTAAAGTTTTTATGGATTTAAAAGAGAAAGACCCTGCTTTAATTAAATGGTATGTATTAATTCATTTAACCTTTGTGGCGTCGGCATTTGCAATGGGCTATTTAGACAAAATTACGAAGAACTCGCATTAAAAGTAGCGCGGAATATTTAGCAGTAAGAAGGTGCCCACTCACTTAGATGTAAGTGAGTGGGCATATAGTGAGCCAGCCGATAAGCCGGGTTCTGTCTTGGACAGTCATTCATCTAGCCGTAAAATCGCTCTTACGGTCAAGCAATCTACCCGGTTCCAGCGCGGGTCGCGCCTATTGGAACCCTATTTGATCTTGCTCCAGGTGGGGTTTACCTTGCCAATTCTGTTACCAGAATCGCGGTGCGCTCTTACCGCACCCTTTCACCCTTACCTGCAAATAAATTCGCAGGCGGTCTCCTCTCTGCTGCACTGGCCGTCGGCTTACGCCGCCCAGACGTTATCTGGCACCTTACCCTGTGGAGCCCGGACTTTCCTCCCCTTGCTTACACAAGCGGCGACTGTCTGGCTGACTCAGCGCTGCAAAATACCGACTTTCAGCGTAATAGCAAGCTTAATCGCTATTAAAACTCAAGATTAAGTTATAATAGTCACGTTTATGGCCTTCGAAGACCTTTGCCAAAATAGCCGCGGCTTTTTTGGGTGGCAAGGCTTCACTCAACTCTCTTGCTAGGGCGAGAATGGTTGGATCGCTGATAGTCTGCTCGGCATGCTCAACTTTTCCGCCGACAACGACAACAAACTCCCCCTTTTGCTGGTTAGCATCTGAACTGACCTGCTCAAGGACCTCTGCTACTGTTCCACGCAGAACGGTTTCAAACGTTTTCGTCAGCTCTCGAGCCACAGCAATGGGCCGATAGGCGCCGAACACCATCGACATATCGGCTAATGACTTTTCAATTCGATGGCTGCTTTCATAAAAAACAACACTGCATGGCTGATTGGCTAGCGCTTTTAATCGCTTAACACGAGCACCTGCTTTACTCGGCAGAAACCCTTCAAACAACCAACGATCGGTGGGCAAGCCCGCAACTGACAGCGCCGTTACAACAGCGGATACGCCTGGCACAGGGACTACCTTATAGCCGGCCGCAATAACAGCGTTAACCAACACAAAACCCGGGTCAGAAATCAGCGGTGTACCGGCATCGCTGATCAATGCTAATGATTGCCCAAGCGCTAACTTTTCGATGATCACATTGGCTTTCTGCGATTCGTTATGTTCATGCAGCGCCATCATAGGGACTTTCGAATCTAAGGCTTCTAATAGCCGACCACTGTGGCGCGTATCTTCAGCGCAAATGAGATCGACCTGGCACAACACCTCACGCGCGCGAAGCGTAATGTCATCTAAATGCCCTATGGGTGTCGATACTATGTAAATCTCACCCGGTTTAACCTGTTTTTCTTTCATATCAGGACTGCTTTTATCAATGAATCATGACTTTTAGACCAAACCTTGAGTAAAATGGCGCAAAACTTGTAGAAACGATAAAACCATCATGCGCAATCACTCTTGGTCACTGACACTTCAAATTATTTCGCTTGCCACCATTACCCTATTGGCAGGTTGTGCAACTCAGCAGGCGGTATCACCCAGCGAGTCCGATTCCGCTCAATCTGAGCTAACCGGAAATTACGCGAGAATAGATCAACAGCTATCGGCTGTCGATGCCCTAATCGAATTAGAGCAAATAGAAGAAGCCGCCCTTTTGCTCGATGGTCTAAACATAGAAGTTATGAATACCGACCAGCAAACGCGCTTTGTACGTTATAACGCCAACATCGCTCTGATAAATGGCGATGGCCAAGTTGCATTAGAGTGGCTTAGCGGTGAGTACGCTTATCTATTCGATGGTTTGCCCTTAGATGACCAAATCAAAATTGGCCTAAATCGCGCATTAGCCAATGAGTATGCTGGCAAACCGCTGGCGGCCGCTCGCGAGCGGATATTTCTAGCACCCCTGCTAGATGATGAAGTAGCGGAACGCAATCAAGACCAAATATGGTTTAACCTACAGCTTGTTCCCGTCGAGCAAATTCAAACATTAGTAAAACTTGAGTCTAGCCCTGATTTAAATGGCTGGTTAGCGTTAGCCCTAATTGGCCATACTCAAGGCGATGACCTTTACAAAATGCTGGCGGGCATTGAAAGCTGGCAAAAGCAATATCGCAGCCACCCAGCCGCTAAATCACTCCCGGCGAGCCTGCAAATATTAAAAGAAATAGCCAACTCGCAGCCAACTCATGTGGGTGTTTTATTGCCGTTAACAGGGCCACTCGCAAAAGCGGGGAGCGCGATACGCGATGGTATTATTACAGCGTGGTACCAAGCTAAATTAAGAGGCCAAGAAGTTCCTGAGTTGAGCTTTTTTGACACCTCATCGACCGATAATATTGTGAATCTTTATAAGCAAGCCATAACCAGCGGTGTGCAAACCGTGATTGGACCTCTTGCTAAATCTCGCGTTCAACAACTGAGTATGGCCGAAGAGCTCCCCATTCCTGTATTGGCATTAAATTATGCCGACAAACAAGTTCAAGCGCGCGAAAACTTTTATCAATTTGGCTTAGCCCCTGAAGATGAAGCCATTCAAATAGCGCATGATATTTGGCAAGAAGGCGTACGCCATGTATTAGTTTTAGCCCCAAATAGCGATTGGGGTAAACGAGTGAGCGACGCCTTTATAAGCACTTGGCAAAACAAAGGCGGGGTTATTGCTAATAAATCGTTGTTTAACGCCGCTCGTCCCGATTTGTATTTATCGTCTATTAAGTCGGCTTTGAACGTGAATACCAGTGAAACGCGCCACACTCAACTGCAGCGCTTAATTGATTCGCCATTGGTTTTTGAGACACGCCGTCGTCAAGACATTGATGCTGTGTTTATGTTGGCTTTTCCCGCACAGGCACGGCAACTTAAACCAATACTCAATTATCAAAGAGCATCAGATCTACCCATTGTTGCGACCTCTTCTATTTACTCCGGTGTAAAAGACAAAGCGCGCGATAAAGACATTGAAGGCGTGAGGTTTGTTGAAACCCCTTGGCGATTAGAAACAAATTATTTAAAAACACAAGTTAACCAAGCGTTCCCGCAAAGTTTAGCCAACCATTCTTCGCTCGTTGCATTGGGTCTGGATGCCTACAAAATCTACAATAGGCTGCCACAAATGGCTGTTTTCCAAGACGTTCGAATCAACGGCAGTACAGGTACCTTAGGCATGTCTGAGTTAGGTCGGATACAACGCACTTTAGACTGGGCGATCATTGATAACGGTATTGCAACGCGCGTTAAAAATACCGACTTAGCCTCGAACGATCAATGACATCTGGCCACTTACAAACAGGAAGCGCCAGTGAAGACATTGCACTGGCGCACCTAGAAGAACATGGTCTCATTCTCGTAGATAAAAACGTGCGCTTTAAAGCTGGAGAAATTGATCTAATATGTTTAGATGGCAAGGAACTTGTCTTTGTTGAAGTTCGATTTCGAAAAGACGAGCGTTTTGGACGGGCCGCTGAAACCGTGACACGCGCCAAACAGAGAAAAGTTATTAAAGCTGCTGCATTATTTTTACAAAGTAATCGGCAGTGGGAAAACCACATCATGCGCTTTGACGTTATCGGCATGAATTCACATCATGAAATAGAATGGATAAAAGGGGCCTTTTTGGCAACTGTATGACACCAAATGACATCATTGTTGAACAAATAGGCTTGTCTTTAGAAACCTTTCAGATGGCAGCAGAATCTTTGTCTGACATCTTAATTCAGGCCAGTGAAATGGCTACCGAATGCTTGATTAACGATGGCAAGCTGGTTGTGGCCGGCATGGGCACATCGGCTTCAACGGGCAGTAACTTTGTGTCGAAGTTGCAAAGCCAGTTTGAAAGAGATCGCCCCGGGCTGCCAGCCTTATCATTATCGACCGATGGAATAGTCACAAGTGCCATAGCTCATGAATTTGGGCCTGGTGAAATTTACGCGCAACAAATTCGCTCCTTGTGCCACAGTCCTGACATTTTTGTCGCCATCAGTTCTTCGGGAAAATCACCCGCTGTGATAAAAGCCATTCAAGCAGCACACGATCAAGGCATCACCGTGATTGCGCTCACTGGAGGCAGTGGTGGTGACGTCGCTACACTCCTTGATGAAAATGATATAGAGTTACGAGTAGAAAGTGATCGACTGGGCTGCATCCAACTGACTCATCATTTATTGTTAAACATGCTCGTCGAATTAATTGAGAATCAAATTTTTGGATACGAATTATGATCTACCGACTCTTGGCCGCGTTTTTACTAGTGAGTATTTTTACAAGCTGCACCACAATTAGCCGAAGTGTTGCTAATGGCCCAATTGAAGCCGATTTGGAAGGTCGAACCATGGGCGAGGTGATCGATGACAAAACAATGCGCACTCGCTTAACCGTCAACTTAGAAAAACTAGATCCTCGCTTTGAAGATGCGCACGTAAATGTTCATGTCAATGCCGGTATTGTTTTATTAGTTGGTCAAGTTCCAAGTGGTGACATGATTCAAAAAGCGACGCAACTATTACGCGC from Reinekea marina includes the following:
- the mraZ gene encoding division/cell wall cluster transcriptional repressor MraZ, which encodes MANSDNIMLRGVHSLALDAKGRVAVPSRYRATLEAVASNQMVITIDTEDKCLLIYPLKEWEIIQEKISALSSFSKPARRIQRLLIGHATDVDIDSAGRMLVAAALREYAQLDKKVVLVGQGNKFELWSEALWEQTRDQYIDEAGDDASMTEELEQISL
- a CDS encoding TIGR00645 family protein is translated as MAPIYLGLSLVLLALGIKFFEEVFHLFPKLFSLSEVDLILIVLSLVDIALVGGLIVMVMFSGYENFVSKLDIDENDEKLSWLGQLDANSLKNKVAASIVAISSIHLLKVFMDLKEKDPALIKWYVLIHLTFVASAFAMGYLDKITKNSH
- the rsmI gene encoding 16S rRNA (cytidine(1402)-2'-O)-methyltransferase, whose amino-acid sequence is MKEKQVKPGEIYIVSTPIGHLDDITLRAREVLCQVDLICAEDTRHSGRLLEALDSKVPMMALHEHNESQKANVIIEKLALGQSLALISDAGTPLISDPGFVLVNAVIAAGYKVVPVPGVSAVVTALSVAGLPTDRWLFEGFLPSKAGARVKRLKALANQPCSVVFYESSHRIEKSLADMSMVFGAYRPIAVARELTKTFETVLRGTVAEVLEQVSSDANQQKGEFVVVVGGKVEHAEQTISDPTILALARELSEALPPKKAAAILAKVFEGHKRDYYNLILSFNSD
- a CDS encoding penicillin-binding protein activator, with protein sequence MRNHSWSLTLQIISLATITLLAGCATQQAVSPSESDSAQSELTGNYARIDQQLSAVDALIELEQIEEAALLLDGLNIEVMNTDQQTRFVRYNANIALINGDGQVALEWLSGEYAYLFDGLPLDDQIKIGLNRALANEYAGKPLAAARERIFLAPLLDDEVAERNQDQIWFNLQLVPVEQIQTLVKLESSPDLNGWLALALIGHTQGDDLYKMLAGIESWQKQYRSHPAAKSLPASLQILKEIANSQPTHVGVLLPLTGPLAKAGSAIRDGIITAWYQAKLRGQEVPELSFFDTSSTDNIVNLYKQAITSGVQTVIGPLAKSRVQQLSMAEELPIPVLALNYADKQVQARENFYQFGLAPEDEAIQIAHDIWQEGVRHVLVLAPNSDWGKRVSDAFISTWQNKGGVIANKSLFNAARPDLYLSSIKSALNVNTSETRHTQLQRLIDSPLVFETRRRQDIDAVFMLAFPAQARQLKPILNYQRASDLPIVATSSIYSGVKDKARDKDIEGVRFVETPWRLETNYLKTQVNQAFPQSLANHSSLVALGLDAYKIYNRLPQMAVFQDVRINGSTGTLGMSELGRIQRTLDWAIIDNGIATRVKNTDLASNDQ
- a CDS encoding YraN family protein encodes the protein MTSGHLQTGSASEDIALAHLEEHGLILVDKNVRFKAGEIDLICLDGKELVFVEVRFRKDERFGRAAETVTRAKQRKVIKAAALFLQSNRQWENHIMRFDVIGMNSHHEIEWIKGAFLATV
- a CDS encoding D-sedoheptulose-7-phosphate isomerase: MDKRGLFGNCMTPNDIIVEQIGLSLETFQMAAESLSDILIQASEMATECLINDGKLVVAGMGTSASTGSNFVSKLQSQFERDRPGLPALSLSTDGIVTSAIAHEFGPGEIYAQQIRSLCHSPDIFVAISSSGKSPAVIKAIQAAHDQGITVIALTGGSGGDVATLLDENDIELRVESDRLGCIQLTHHLLLNMLVELIENQIFGYEL
- a CDS encoding BON domain-containing protein; translation: MIYRLLAAFLLVSIFTSCTTISRSVANGPIEADLEGRTMGEVIDDKTMRTRLTVNLEKLDPRFEDAHVNVHVNAGIVLLVGQVPSGDMIQKATQLLRADKQVKAIHNHLTAESNIKTGLRTNDNWLALKTKSRMFTTDHFPSSKVDIIVEKGVVYLMGRVTEGTAKQAVKIATEVNGVQKVVMVFQIIP